The genomic DNA GCGCAATCGAACCACAACCACGCAACTTCCCATATACGagtatcacaattttaaataccctttgattctttcactttatagCATATATACCGAGAGTCGGTGACGCTAGCGAAACCAGACTTTGCATAAATACTTGCTCACGtttaaaaatggtcgaaatcgaaGCATAACTTTTTACCCGCAGTTACCGAAtttgtggaccacagtgcctcTAAAACTTGGCAGtgataacatatttatatgaattcTATTTAACAGAACTGAAAAGCAATTAAGGCGAGTCAGTGCAACTAAAATACGCGTTAACTCAAGTTCTAAGCTTCAAAACAATTATCTGTAACATTTAGAACGTTTATTTAGGAATTGTGAATTTTTAAGTGATTTGAGAACATAAGCATCTAAGGTGATCGTTGTTcgggcaacaaaaaaaaattttttttttttggcgataACTCTTTTATACGTGCAAAACGGCGGCATTCCACCTTCGGTTTTCAACAAACAATGTCTGCGGACTTtctgccatatatatatatatatatatatatatatatatatatatacataaatatatatatgtatgttgatttGTCTGTATGTATCGGCGCAGATGCACTTGATTGCTGTTGAATGCAAGCATTCCTAAAATATcaaatgtaaacattttttccaaCACAACAGTTGCAACCAGCAGAGAAGCCACAATAATTCCGACGTGTAATGAGCTACAGGAACTGGTTTTtgataagtacatacatatacgtctAAAGGCTGTATGTGCCTGCAATCAGACAACAAGTGGCAAAGTGATTACGTTGAAGtcgtaaaaatttacaaaacaacaataaaaaagttgaaaagttaCAAAGGAAGTCAATTCATGTACAGTGCAAGAACTTgataaaacaaaacacaaaaaacgcaaaaaaaaacgcatcaaaataaaaatacaacaacgcAAGCAGGAAAAGCAGTGCAACAAATTAACGAGAAAATTATAACTCGAAACACACAACAACGCGCATTGCTGCAACAGTTGTTATTGAGCCGGCTACAGACACGACGTGTGCACCAGCATGGCAGCAATGCAGCAATACCAACACCAGAAGCGGCCAAGCATCACCAACTGGTTCTCCTCACTACGCCGACAGCCAAAGAATAAGAAAGCCGCCGCATTACAAACTGGCGGCGACAAGCATTTTCAACGCAGCTGCATCGATCTCAGCGCCAACAGCACCTTCTATGTGCCACAAGTGGAGCTCGGCGGCGGTGGTTTGTCGGCTAAGAAGGGGCAATGTTACTTGCCCAGCGCAGGCGCATCTATTGACAATCTGCAGGACGATGAAGATGCCACAAGTGACGACAAGCGCGCTTTGGTGAGTGGCAAACGTGTCTCGCAGTTGTGCTCACGTTGTTGCTGCAGCAGCAAGTATGCGACGTCATCACGTCCTGAAACGCCGCAAATGCGGAAACGTGCCGATACAACGCCGGCACACGTGAATACGAAGCCAACAATACCAGCAACGACAAAGTCGAAAACAAAATCACCAACACCGTACATCACTATGGCCAGCTACAATATACCCGCGCTCACCGACAATCCCATTTATGAAGGCCTAACAACGGCGCCCATCACGTTGAGCAGTCAACACACCGTGGAGAAGGAGATGCAACGCAATGTCGAAGTAACGCACGCGCCCTGCGACGAACCGAATACGCTGCTGCTGACAAAACGCTCGGAATTCACACGCTCTGTGACCACTACCATACAAAACACTATGGTGATAACGCGTCCCGTCGAATTGGTGTTGAACGAGCGCGGTGAAGTGGTAGCGCGGCGGCCGCAACGTGAGCGCGTCAAACAACGCTCGAATAGTTTGGATAATGTGCTGAATGAGGATGAGGAGAGCGGCGATGCTGATACGGTGAGCGCGAATAGCATGCCAATTTGCGCATTGCGGCACGGCGTAAGTCCGCTTAATGATGCCGGCGGCGATTTGCGTTTTATTGACGACAGTTCAACGTCACAAAGTGAAACGGAGCGCAGCGCGCAACACAACAACAAGGAGAACAATAAGCCGAGTTGCAATGGCAGCAAAGCGTTTGTGAAGAATCTACCAGTGAATTTGAGTGTGGGAGAAGAAGGCGGTGGCGGCGGTAGTAATAGCGACAAGCTTAGCTGTGGTGACACTAACGGCtatgacaacaacaattatcTCTGTGATGACTGCCGGAATGTCTTGGTGCGGAACCGCAACAATGCGGCGCAAAATGCTGTGATactgcgcaacaacaacaaggtaaGTAGACACAGCAGAGAATGTGTGTGAAGGGCAACGTGCGCGGCAGGTTTGCTGCGGCGCGCTTATGTGTTAAGCGCGTTGTTGTTGCCAGGCGTCGCGTAAAGAATTAGCTAAGCTTAGCCGCTCTTCgtggcattaaattattttttaattgttttgttttagaattttatGTTTCTTCATTTTTATGATCACTTTTTATTACCCCGAAACCAGTTCGGACGCGTTTTTAAAGCCTGGGTTAGCGTGGAATTTTGATCAATTACCTGTACGCTGtctgtttgttattattatatagcGTCTCTTCTATTGAAACATTGTAAGGAACTGGTTTCAATCTACACTTAGTTGTCTTCATAGCGTTTTACAAGCGCGCTTGAACGCCGTGCGTTTGTGCTCGCGCGCGCCCGCTGTCACAGGCGCTCGCTGTACGCGCCGCTTGTGTGCCTCACTGTCCGCTTCATTAATTGTCTAGCGCGGCCGATAGATGGCATTCGTACAGCTTTAATAAGCTACATCGGCGCAAAGACGTTGGCTTTTAATTAACTATTGACGATCACCTTCGCTACACTTTTTGCGCGCTGCAAAGGAGTGGTTGcaattgtgtttgttgttgctagcGCTGAAAGGTAGCAATCTACTTACTGGCgcgcagttttttttttcaaactaaatattaaaatgccgATTTAAATATACGGTTAGGTCATTGCGAAAATTAGTAGCCGGTGGAATTGCCTGTAGAGTTAAGTTGCAGTTGCGCGAAATTTGTTAGATAGTAAATCTTCAACActttgatttttgtttaaatatatattgtttctGCGTGAAATCGCTGTAGTGCataatttatttgctatttaatattttcaccgGTTACAAGTTGAagctacatattttttttatatttaaagcgGTTGCAAAATTTTTAGTAGTGGTGtgcaattttcttaattttctcaaaaaacactttcgttttttgtttttcctccacaatgcaaatttttttttgttgctgccgcggaaaaaatatcattttcataaaaaatataaaaataataattttaatttggacaTACAAATACAGTATATCCCTAGAgctaggaaaaaaaaaataaacaaatataaaaaaaaaattaatttaaaaaattttaaaactgaaaaaaaaattttttttttaatgaaacaaaGATAACACAAAAtagggaaaaaatttaaaaaataataataataggtaTTAGGTAGAGTGGCAGCCTTAcgacacacctaggcctttaggaggcccagtgtgataccactgggtctaaggtcccctcactctattggctcctctttGGTCCacccaaaataataataataataacaaaatgtaataaaaatatatcaaataataataacttaaaaattaaataaaaaattaatttttttttgtcgtaaaacaatattgtaaaaatattcaaaaactaaattataaatttgatgaaaaataaataaataataaaaaaatatttctaacagTATAATGACCATTAAAAgcaatgaattattattttttaattcagtaaaaaaaaattttaaattaataaaataaaaaatgaaaaaacacttaaaaaggacaaaaaaattattagtgaaaataaattaataataactaattgaaataaagaaaaaaaatccattaaaacTTTGGCATTCAAAAAAGAGTAATATACAAAAGTTTGGAcacaaaaatgttcaaaaatttaattacaaattgaataaaaataaaataaaatatttctaacagTATTAcgataattaaaaacaatattaaaagcaattaaattaagcaaaaatatctatgaaaaaattaaaatttaaattaaatataataaaacatggaaaaataataaagaaacaaaaaagtataagaaataataaaactaattgaaatatagcaaaacaaaaattcacaaaaccttttaaattaaaaaaaaaaaagttttgacacaaa from Bactrocera oleae isolate idBacOlea1 chromosome 3, idBacOlea1, whole genome shotgun sequence includes the following:
- the step gene encoding cytohesin-1 isoform X1, whose amino-acid sequence is MAAMQQYQHQKRPSITNWFSSLRRQPKNKKAAALQTGGDKHFQRSCIDLSANSTFYVPQVELGGGGLSAKKGQCYLPSAGASIDNLQDDEDATSDDKRALVSGKRVSQLCSRCCCSSKYATSSRPETPQMRKRADTTPAHVNTKPTIPATTKSKTKSPTPYITMASYNIPALTDNPIYEGLTTAPITLSSQHTVEKEMQRNVEVTHAPCDEPNTLLLTKRSEFTRSVTTTIQNTMVITRPVELVLNERGEVVARRPQRERVKQRSNSLDNVLNEDEESGDADTVSANSMPICALRHGVSPLNDAGGDLRFIDDSSTSQSETERSAQHNNKENNKPSCNGSKAFVKNLPVNLSVGEEGGGGGSNSDKLSCGDTNGYDNNNYLCDDCRNVLVRNRNNAAQNAVILRNNNKQIKDELGEVVSEMEALDVPEDNKHSNKEKQMSIGRKKFNMDPKKGIEYLVENRLLRHDPQDVAHFLYKGEGLNKTAIGDYLGEKNDFNEDVLKAFVALHDFTNLILVQALRQFLWSFRLPGEAQKIDRMMECFAQRYCQLNPDIFTNTDTCYVLSFAIIMLNTSLHNPSVKDKPTVEHFISMNRGINNGGDLPRGLLESLYESIRTEPFKIPQDDGNDLMHTFFNPDKEGWLWKQGGRYKSWKRRWFILNDNCLYYFEYTTDKEPRGIIPLENICVREIHDRSKPHCFELFATGGADIIKACKTDSEGKVVEGKHTVYRMSAATEEDQQEWIKRLTQSISHNPFYDILVQRKKKALSKS